From a single Stomoxys calcitrans chromosome 4, idStoCalc2.1, whole genome shotgun sequence genomic region:
- the LOC106081127 gene encoding uncharacterized protein LOC106081127, with the protein MSDFRINFGLVLLILLKILVTQAKDIKHDFTTSATPTTTLQRTLVGDSGNTDTNKEGLAKRETKAADQTISNTVASKSYDPPPEFYRGPGSTGALQPGATPYYNGNNKLSGGFISKPIAFPGTDINNNHGPPDNGVQLANSYNAWQNQRNKTAFFGSLLNKTGLQDRISVGHYGNPLHDSRPYSGTQHHSGVEYIPSGGSHHYSSSHSGGGYAYEGRPYTVTHPHVEYGHPSHTAGTYYAAGGGGEGIPFDVYGTTGGSKGHYGSSGGDYAYPYSDMMHETAAHKTFPDLSHKALLAKSFLIPLASAAVLGIAAALVSNPLLLQLGTVSGVAAPGSVLGKRKRRSISSTTPKEKPANAPSVAASMDTHPYRGHHRRFVVRT; encoded by the exons ATGAGCGATTTTAGAATAAATTTCGGTTTAGTGCTATTGATTCTGTTAAAGATTTTAGTGACTCAAGCCAAGGATATCAAACATGATTTTACCACCTCAGCTACACCCACCACTACTCTACAACGCACTTTAGTGGGTGATAGTGGAAATACGGATACCAATAAAGAAGGATTAGCAAAGCGGGAAACTAAAGCTGCAGATCAAACCATTTCAAATACAGTGGCGTCGAAAAGTTATGATCCACCCCCAGAATTTTACAG GGGTCCCGGTTCAACAGGTGCGCTGCAACCTGGAGCGACACCATACTACAATGGCAACAATAAACTCTCGGGTGGTTTCATCTCAAAACCCATAGCATTTCCAGGCACAGACATCAACAACAACCATGGCCCCCCAGATAATGGAGTGCAACTGGCAAACAGCTACAACGCTTGGCAAAATCAACGAAACAAAACAGCATTTTTTGGATCATTGCTCAACAAGACCGGACTACAGGATCGAATAAGCGTGG GACACTATGGCAATCCATTGCATGACAGTCGGCCTTACAGTGGAACACAGCATCACTCCGGTGTTGAGTACATTCCCTCGGGCGGCTCCCATCACTACTCCTCGTCGCATAGTGGAGGTGGTTATGCATACGAAGGACGACCATACACCGTCACACATCCCCACGTGGAATATGGCCATCCGTCTCATACGGCCGGTACTTATTATGCTGCTGGAGGTGGAGGCGAAGGAATTCCATTCGATGTCTATGGAACTACAGGAGGAAGCAAAGGCCATTATGGCAGCTCTGGTGGAGACTATGCATACCCCTACTCGGACATGATGCATGAGACAGCTGCGCACAAAACCTTCCCGGATTTGTCTCATAAAGCCCTGCTGGCCAAGAGCTTTCTCATACCGCTAGCCAGTGCCGCTGTTTTGGGTATTGCTGCGGCTCTGGTCAGTAATCCCTTGCTCTTACAATTGGGCACAGTGTCGGGTGTTGCTGCCCCAGGTTCGGTTTTAGGCAAACGCAAGCGAAGGTCCATATCCTCAACCACCCCAAAGGAAAAGCCGGCAAATGCCCCATCCGTTGCTGCCAGCATGGATACACATCCTTATCGCGGCCATCATCGACGTTTTGTTGTGCGTACATAA